From one Caldithrix abyssi DSM 13497 genomic stretch:
- the tsaA gene encoding tRNA (N6-threonylcarbamoyladenosine(37)-N6)-methyltransferase TrmO: MKGKIEKICYTPIGYVHSPHSDPSKTPIQPIYAGGFKGYVEVLPEYVDGLDKLEDFSHIFLIVHMHLKQETKLRVKPYLHDREKGIFATRSAARPNHIGLSLVRLEKIEGNKIWVNDLDLLDGTPVLDIKPFTRELDSRQNTRDGWVELIDREKARKKGRRADH; encoded by the coding sequence ATGAAGGGAAAAATAGAAAAAATTTGTTACACGCCAATCGGATATGTGCATAGCCCGCATAGCGATCCTTCTAAAACGCCCATACAACCCATCTACGCTGGTGGTTTTAAAGGTTATGTGGAAGTTTTGCCGGAATACGTTGACGGCCTGGATAAACTGGAAGATTTTTCGCACATCTTTTTGATTGTACACATGCATCTGAAACAAGAAACCAAACTAAGAGTCAAACCCTATTTGCATGACCGCGAGAAGGGCATTTTTGCCACGCGTTCTGCGGCGCGTCCAAACCATATCGGTTTAAGTCTGGTTCGCCTGGAAAAAATCGAAGGCAACAAAATTTGGGTTAATGATCTTGATTTGCTGGATGGAACGCCGGTGCTGGATATCAAACCGTTTACGCGCGAGCTGGATAGCCGGCAGAATACGCGCGACGGATGGGTGGAATTGATTGACCGCGAGAAGGCTCGAAAAAAAGGCAGGCGCGCCGACCACTGA